DNA from Paraburkholderia sp. BL10I2N1:
CGTCGGTTCGGATGGCGTTGTGCGGTACACCGTCGTGGTGACAAGCCCGAGCGGCGCGCGCAACGTGAACTACGAAGGCATTCGCTGCGATACCTACGAGTGGCGACTGTATGCTGGACTCAACGAGGATCACAACGGCTGGGACCGAACGGTTGCCAACGACTTTACTCGCATCGAAAACGGCAACTTGAACGCCTATCATGCGTCGCTATATCAGGACTATTTCTGCGCGAGCAAGATCCCGTTGGGGAAAGCGAAGCAGATCGTTGATAACGTTCGCTATCACCGCACTCAAAGCGTG
Protein-coding regions in this window:
- a CDS encoding CNP1-like family protein, which gives rise to MKAFGLAVACVATGALLAGCAHSNTPSNKDDSAFAYLLDKPSTWVENKVDTLPPLPQDSDLLPFDVSQNTPLQFSLDAKSVSVGSDGVVRYTVVVTSPSGARNVNYEGIRCDTYEWRLYAGLNEDHNGWDRTVANDFTRIENGNLNAYHASLYQDYFCASKIPLGKAKQIVDNVRYHRTQSVLVR